Proteins from a genomic interval of Desulfofustis limnaeus:
- the argH gene encoding argininosuccinate lyase has translation MSTDNGHSEKMWGGRFAETTAASLEAFSASIHYDSRLYHYDIAGSKAHATMLAENGLLTKDEVADIIAGLAGIEADIEAGTFVFRRELEDIHMNIEKALAERIGPAGAKLHAARSRNDQIALDLRLYLRDQCDRLTELLTGLRRAFVAQARTYLGAVMPGYTHLQRAQPVLLSHHLLAYYEMFGRDVARLHDCRRRINLCPLGSAALAGTGLPIDRERVAELLGFAGVTANSMDTAGDRDFAIEFVSCCAMIQLHLSRLAEELVLWAGSEFDFVDLPDRFCTGSSIMPQKKNPDIPELVRGKSGRVIGSLMSLLILVKGLPLTYNRDLQEDKEPVFDAVDTVSASLSIMAELVANLRFKTERLQAATTSGFMTATDLADYLVVKDVPFREAHGIVGRIVAYCVEKKCELETLSLEEMRRFSPVIDKDVFEVLSVNGSVDSRISTGGTSLQRVTEALGAAEQNMGMR, from the coding sequence ATGAGCACCGACAACGGGCATTCGGAAAAGATGTGGGGCGGCCGGTTCGCCGAGACCACCGCCGCGTCGCTGGAGGCGTTCAGCGCCTCGATCCACTACGACTCCCGGCTCTATCACTACGATATCGCCGGAAGCAAGGCGCATGCCACGATGCTCGCCGAAAACGGGCTACTGACCAAGGACGAGGTGGCCGACATCATCGCCGGTCTCGCCGGTATCGAGGCCGATATCGAGGCCGGCACCTTTGTCTTTCGCCGGGAGCTCGAAGATATTCACATGAATATCGAGAAGGCGCTGGCCGAGCGGATCGGCCCGGCCGGAGCGAAACTGCACGCGGCCCGCAGCCGCAACGACCAGATCGCCCTGGACCTGCGGCTTTACCTGCGCGACCAGTGCGACCGGCTGACCGAACTGCTCACCGGTCTGCGCCGTGCCTTCGTCGCCCAGGCCCGGACCTATCTGGGCGCGGTGATGCCCGGCTATACCCACCTGCAGCGGGCTCAGCCGGTGCTGCTGTCGCACCACCTGCTGGCCTACTACGAGATGTTCGGCCGCGACGTGGCCCGCCTGCACGACTGCCGCCGCCGCATCAATCTCTGCCCGCTCGGCAGCGCCGCGCTGGCCGGTACCGGCCTGCCCATCGACCGGGAGCGGGTGGCCGAGCTGCTCGGCTTTGCCGGGGTCACCGCCAACTCCATGGACACCGCCGGGGATCGCGATTTCGCCATCGAGTTCGTCTCCTGCTGCGCGATGATCCAGCTGCACCTGTCCCGGCTTGCCGAGGAGCTGGTGCTGTGGGCCGGCAGCGAGTTCGATTTCGTCGACCTGCCGGATCGGTTTTGCACCGGCTCGTCGATCATGCCGCAGAAGAAAAATCCGGATATCCCCGAGCTGGTCCGCGGCAAGAGCGGCCGCGTGATCGGCAGCCTGATGTCTTTGCTGATCCTGGTCAAGGGGTTGCCGCTTACCTATAACCGCGATCTCCAGGAGGACAAGGAGCCGGTCTTTGATGCGGTCGACACCGTTTCCGCGTCGCTGTCGATCATGGCCGAGCTGGTGGCCAACCTCCGTTTCAAGACGGAGCGGCTGCAGGCGGCCACCACCAGCGGCTTCATGACGGCTACGGATCTGGCCGATTACCTGGTGGTGAAAGATGTACCATTCCGCGAAGCGCATGGTATAGTTGGCAGAATCGTCGCCTATTGCGTGGAAAAGAAGTGTGAATTGGAGACGTTGAGCCTGGAGGAAATGCGTCGTTTTTCTCCGGTCATCGATAAGGACGTCTTCGAGGTCTTGAGCGTGAACGGTTCGGTGGACAGCCGGATCTCAACGGGAGGCACCAGTCTGCAGCGGGTCACGGAGGCGCTCGGTGCCGCGGAACAAAACATGGGGATGCGATGA
- a CDS encoding fibronectin type III domain-containing protein, whose amino-acid sequence MMRSGYYARFAGTVLVLAMVLGAGGCGFKTDPVPPASIVPEAIDDLRYTVDDKGVTLSWTYPVETIQGSSIVDISAFDVYRATVALEDVCDTCPIPFGEPMEIPGGETVEAGKPKVAVYQTSLLRPGHKYFFKVRSRTSWWAASADSNIVSFVWTQPPVAPAGLSATPGDSLISLSWEPVTTLVDGRPVEGSITYQLLRSEEGKEFEALGEPSAATSYRDSLVINGRKYFYKVQSLLSYQGHLVNGGMSEIISAEPVDQTPPPVPAGVVAVETDAGVKIVWEPVSDEQVAGYRVYRRVADRQQPELIGEVAVPYSLFVDSKADGATRYYYSVSAVDGATPANESDLSREATTR is encoded by the coding sequence ATGATGAGAAGCGGATATTACGCACGATTTGCAGGCACGGTACTGGTACTGGCCATGGTGTTGGGGGCAGGGGGATGCGGTTTCAAGACCGATCCGGTCCCGCCGGCCAGCATCGTCCCGGAAGCAATTGACGATCTCCGCTATACGGTAGACGACAAGGGGGTCACCCTCAGCTGGACCTACCCGGTGGAGACCATCCAGGGGAGCAGCATCGTCGACATCTCGGCCTTTGACGTCTATCGGGCTACGGTAGCCCTGGAGGATGTCTGCGACACCTGCCCCATCCCGTTTGGCGAACCCATGGAAATACCCGGCGGCGAGACGGTCGAGGCGGGCAAGCCGAAGGTGGCCGTCTACCAGACGTCGCTGCTCCGGCCCGGCCATAAATATTTCTTCAAGGTCCGATCCCGCACCAGTTGGTGGGCGGCCAGCGCCGACTCCAACATCGTCTCCTTCGTCTGGACGCAGCCGCCGGTTGCTCCGGCCGGATTGAGTGCTACGCCGGGCGATTCACTCATCAGCTTGAGCTGGGAACCGGTCACCACCCTGGTGGACGGGCGTCCGGTGGAAGGCAGCATCACCTATCAGCTGCTGCGCAGCGAGGAGGGCAAGGAGTTCGAAGCCCTCGGTGAACCGTCGGCGGCGACGAGCTATCGTGACAGCCTGGTGATCAACGGGCGGAAATATTTCTATAAGGTGCAGAGCCTGCTTTCCTATCAGGGTCACCTGGTGAACGGCGGCATGAGCGAGATCATCAGCGCCGAGCCGGTTGACCAGACGCCGCCGCCGGTGCCGGCAGGTGTGGTTGCCGTGGAGACCGACGCCGGGGTCAAGATCGTCTGGGAACCGGTAAGTGACGAGCAGGTGGCCGGGTACCGGGTCTACCGCCGTGTCGCCGACCGGCAGCAGCCGGAGCTGATCGGCGAGGTGGCGGTGCCTTACTCGCTCTTCGTCGACAGTAAAGCGGATGGAGCGACCCGTTATTACTATTCGGTGTCCGCCGTCGACGGGGCAACGCCGGCCAATGAATCGGATCTGTCCCGCGAGGCGACCACCAGGTAG